A single Atopobiaceae bacterium DNA region contains:
- the nrdD gene encoding anaerobic ribonucleoside-triphosphate reductase produces MKIIKRNGSEREFDASKIVAAVKKANITVSQAQRLSDDQIRDAADAVEVECSACGHTPTVEEVQDMVEDQIMAKGAFTVARNYITYRYVQSLKRTSNTTDDRILSLIECNNEDVKQENSNKNPTVNSVQRDYMAGEVSKDLAMRMLLPDDVVEAHKEGIIHFHDADYYAQHMHNCDLVNLEDMLQNGTVISGTLIEKPHSFSTACNIATQIIAQVASSQYGGQSISLTHLAPFVDVSRKKINRDVVKEFAEVGIEATSEQVSEVVEERLLEEIRRGVQTIQYQVVTLMTTNGQAPFVTVFMYLNEARDAQEKHDLALIIKEMLRQRYQGVKNEAGVWITPAFPKLIYVLEEDNIRPGSKYYSLTELAAKCTAKRMVPDYISEKKMKELKINGNGEGDCYTCMGCRSFLTPDKSGDGFDNVAGALNYDPAKPKYYGRFNQGVVTINLPDVALSSGGDMDSFWKIFDERLELCYRALMCRHDRLMGTLSDAAPILWQYGALARLKKGEKIDKLLFGGYSTISLGYAGLYECVKYMTGHSHTDPEATPFALEVMQHMNDKCAEWKAKENIDFSLYGTPLESTTYTFAKSLQRRFGVIPGITDKGYITNSYHVHVTEKIDAFTKLKFESEFQRLSPGGAISYVEVPNMQDNLEAVMSVLAFIYDNIMYAELNTKSDYCQCCGYDGEIKIVEDDGKLVWECPKCGNRDQTKLNVARRTCGYIGTQFWNQGRTEEIRDRVMHL; encoded by the coding sequence ATGAAGATCATCAAGCGCAACGGCTCGGAGCGAGAGTTCGATGCCTCCAAGATCGTCGCTGCCGTCAAGAAGGCCAACATCACGGTGTCCCAGGCGCAGCGCCTGAGCGATGACCAGATCCGCGATGCCGCCGATGCCGTCGAGGTGGAGTGCTCGGCCTGCGGGCACACGCCCACGGTCGAGGAGGTCCAGGACATGGTCGAGGACCAGATCATGGCCAAGGGGGCCTTCACGGTCGCGCGGAACTACATCACGTACCGCTACGTGCAGAGCCTGAAGCGTACGTCCAACACCACCGACGACCGCATCCTCTCGCTCATCGAGTGCAACAACGAGGACGTCAAGCAGGAGAACTCCAACAAGAACCCCACCGTGAACTCCGTGCAGCGGGACTACATGGCCGGAGAGGTCTCGAAGGACCTCGCCATGCGCATGCTCCTTCCGGACGACGTGGTCGAGGCCCACAAGGAGGGCATCATCCACTTCCATGATGCCGACTACTACGCCCAGCACATGCACAACTGCGACCTCGTGAACCTCGAGGACATGCTGCAGAACGGCACGGTCATCTCGGGCACGCTCATCGAGAAGCCGCACAGCTTCAGCACCGCCTGCAACATCGCCACGCAGATAATCGCCCAGGTCGCCTCCAGCCAGTATGGCGGCCAGTCCATCTCGCTCACGCACCTCGCCCCCTTCGTCGACGTCTCCCGCAAGAAGATCAACCGTGACGTGGTGAAGGAGTTCGCGGAGGTCGGCATCGAGGCCACATCCGAGCAGGTCTCCGAGGTCGTCGAGGAGCGGCTGCTCGAGGAGATCCGTCGTGGCGTCCAGACCATCCAGTACCAGGTCGTCACCCTCATGACCACCAACGGACAGGCCCCGTTCGTGACGGTCTTCATGTACCTCAACGAGGCCCGGGACGCCCAGGAGAAGCACGACCTCGCCCTCATCATCAAGGAGATGCTCCGTCAGCGTTACCAGGGCGTGAAGAACGAGGCCGGCGTCTGGATCACGCCTGCCTTCCCCAAGCTCATCTATGTGCTCGAGGAGGACAACATCCGCCCCGGCTCCAAGTACTACTCGCTCACCGAGCTCGCTGCCAAGTGCACCGCCAAGCGCATGGTGCCCGACTACATCTCCGAGAAGAAGATGAAGGAGCTCAAGATCAACGGCAACGGCGAGGGCGACTGCTACACCTGCATGGGCTGCCGCAGCTTCCTCACCCCTGACAAGAGCGGGGACGGCTTCGACAACGTGGCGGGGGCCCTCAACTACGACCCGGCAAAGCCCAAGTACTACGGCCGCTTCAACCAGGGCGTCGTCACCATCAACCTTCCCGATGTGGCACTCTCCTCGGGCGGCGACATGGACTCCTTCTGGAAGATCTTCGACGAGCGGCTGGAGCTGTGCTACCGCGCGCTCATGTGCCGTCACGACCGTCTCATGGGTACCCTCTCGGACGCGGCACCCATCCTCTGGCAGTACGGTGCGCTCGCCCGTCTCAAGAAGGGCGAGAAGATCGACAAGCTTCTCTTCGGTGGCTACTCCACCATCAGCTTGGGCTATGCCGGCCTCTACGAGTGCGTCAAGTACATGACGGGCCACTCGCACACCGACCCCGAGGCCACGCCCTTCGCGCTTGAGGTCATGCAGCACATGAATGACAAGTGTGCCGAGTGGAAGGCCAAGGAGAACATCGACTTCTCCCTCTATGGCACACCCCTCGAGTCCACCACCTACACGTTTGCCAAGTCCCTCCAGCGCCGCTTCGGCGTCATCCCTGGCATCACGGACAAGGGCTACATCACCAACAGCTATCACGTCCACGTCACCGAGAAGATCGATGCCTTCACGAAGCTCAAGTTCGAGAGCGAGTTCCAACGCCTCAGCCCAGGTGGTGCCATCTCCTATGTCGAGGTCCCGAACATGCAGGACAACCTCGAGGCCGTGATGAGCGTCCTGGCGTTCATCTATGACAACATCATGTATGCCGAGCTCAACACCAAGTCCGACTACTGCCAGTGCTGCGGCTACGATGGCGAGATCAAGATCGTCGAGGACGACGGGAAGCTCGTCTGGGAGTGCCCCAAGTGCGGCAACCGTGACCAGACCAAGCTCAATGTGGCGCGCCGTACCTGTGGCTACATCGGGACTCAGTTCTGGAACCAGGGCCGCACCGAGGAGATCCGCGACCGCGTCATGCACCTGTAG
- the nrdG gene encoding anaerobic ribonucleoside-triphosphate reductase activating protein has protein sequence MNYATIKYCDIANGAGVRTSLFVSGCTRHCKDCFNAVAWPFDYGEPFDDEVADEVVKSLDAPYVAGLSLLGGEPMEPQNQVGLVGLVERVRRERPDKTIWCYTGDVLDDVLVGGRHHTDVTDRFLSCIDVLVDGAFDTERHDISLRFRGSANQRIIDLPKTLAAGHVVVWADDPVFSTHTV, from the coding sequence GTGAACTACGCGACCATCAAGTACTGTGACATCGCAAACGGCGCCGGGGTCAGGACGAGCCTGTTCGTCTCGGGGTGCACGCGTCACTGCAAGGACTGCTTCAATGCGGTCGCCTGGCCCTTCGACTACGGCGAACCCTTCGACGACGAGGTCGCTGACGAGGTCGTCAAGAGCCTCGATGCCCCGTATGTCGCCGGGCTGTCGCTCCTGGGCGGGGAGCCCATGGAGCCTCAGAACCAGGTCGGACTCGTGGGCCTCGTCGAGCGCGTCCGTCGCGAGCGCCCGGACAAGACCATCTGGTGCTACACGGGTGACGTCCTCGACGACGTGCTCGTGGGTGGGCGTCACCACACGGACGTGACCGACCGGTTCCTCTCGTGCATCGACGTCCTCGTGGATGGGGCCTTCGACACCGAGCGCCATGACATCTCGCTGAGGTTCAGGGGCTCCGCCAACCAGCGCATCATCGACCTGCCAAAGACGCTTGCGGCAGGCCACGTCGTGGTCTGGGCCGACGACCCGGTCTTCTCGACGCACACCGTCTAG
- a CDS encoding glycosyltransferase family 39 protein produces MRVHDKTCPSATNGAARHMAPARGSVLYVVLFLGLLALTAFFCFYDLGAGVVWDSDESRHAVNAYEMLRSGNLIANSYGGDLDYWNLKPPLSFWLIMGFYRLLGFTTFAFRCYSALAYVLTMLVLGLFVRHRFGRTAALCSMALGLTCSHLFGFHMVRSGDADSVFVLLTTCSLVCMLLSDEGTRWTCLSGLSFSLAFLEKSWHAGIIPAVVLVWLLTTRRWRALRPRDVLGYLGCCLAPIAIWAIARYSFDGTTFFESMVSYDLLSRSTTALEGNSGNFLTYAAIMLRDPGFLASAALASLLLVGTLIRRIRAHVRHAAPTSTGGEPDALTVWGLFLWFAVPFLLFSIASTKLVWYVYPTVIALFALGGIEAARIMHAIRERMGARRIIPALMLTAVCAVAGLGLYQTYRIVVYDELPASWGYSLEDRSYQEALQGVLEDSFESGSLAQGMDLYYEDASSSSLERGQTTKGLAQGTLAIAELYGDVTAEQSGISGFLGDDEAMIILPTDYYDEVSDRLTDATEVVEGAGYVILTH; encoded by the coding sequence ATGCGAGTGCATGACAAGACATGCCCCTCGGCCACCAACGGCGCCGCCAGACATATGGCACCCGCCCGTGGCTCGGTGCTCTATGTCGTGCTCTTCCTGGGCCTCCTCGCCCTGACCGCCTTCTTCTGCTTCTATGACCTCGGAGCAGGCGTGGTATGGGACTCGGACGAGTCGCGCCATGCCGTCAACGCCTACGAGATGCTCCGGAGCGGCAACCTCATCGCGAACAGCTACGGCGGCGACCTCGACTACTGGAACCTCAAGCCCCCCTTGAGCTTCTGGCTCATCATGGGCTTCTATAGGCTCCTCGGCTTCACCACCTTCGCCTTCCGTTGCTACTCGGCCCTCGCCTACGTGCTCACGATGCTCGTCCTCGGCCTGTTCGTACGGCATCGCTTCGGGAGGACCGCGGCGTTGTGCTCCATGGCGCTCGGCCTGACCTGCTCACATCTCTTCGGCTTCCATATGGTCCGCTCGGGGGACGCGGACTCGGTCTTCGTGCTCCTCACCACCTGCTCCCTTGTCTGCATGCTCCTCTCTGACGAAGGTACGCGTTGGACATGCCTTTCGGGCCTCTCCTTCTCGTTGGCCTTCCTGGAGAAGAGCTGGCATGCCGGCATCATCCCCGCAGTGGTCCTCGTCTGGCTCCTGACGACGCGCCGCTGGCGCGCCCTCAGGCCGCGGGATGTGCTGGGCTACCTCGGCTGCTGCCTGGCACCGATAGCCATATGGGCCATCGCACGGTACTCGTTCGATGGGACGACGTTCTTCGAGAGCATGGTCTCCTACGACCTGCTCTCGCGCTCGACCACGGCACTCGAGGGCAATTCCGGGAACTTCCTCACCTACGCAGCCATCATGCTTCGTGACCCGGGGTTCCTCGCCTCCGCGGCGCTGGCGTCGCTGCTCCTGGTGGGGACCCTCATACGGCGCATCAGAGCGCACGTCCGCCATGCGGCGCCGACGAGCACGGGAGGGGAGCCGGACGCCTTGACCGTCTGGGGGCTCTTCCTCTGGTTCGCGGTGCCCTTCCTGCTGTTCTCCATCGCTTCCACGAAGCTCGTCTGGTACGTCTACCCCACCGTGATCGCGCTCTTCGCGCTCGGCGGCATCGAGGCTGCCCGGATCATGCATGCCATCAGGGAGCGTATGGGCGCGAGACGGATCATCCCAGCCCTCATGCTCACCGCGGTCTGCGCGGTGGCCGGGCTCGGGCTCTACCAGACCTATCGAATCGTCGTCTACGACGAGCTCCCGGCGAGCTGGGGCTACTCGTTAGAGGACAGGAGCTATCAGGAGGCCCTCCAGGGAGTCCTCGAGGACTCCTTCGAGTCAGGGAGCCTCGCGCAGGGGATGGACCTCTATTACGAGGATGCCAGCAGCTCGTCGCTGGAGCGCGGCCAGACCACCAAGGGGCTGGCCCAGGGGACCCTCGCCATCGCCGAGCTCTATGGTGACGTCACGGCAGAGCAGTCTGGGATATCCGGGTTCCTCGGGGACGACGAGGCCATGATCATCCTGCCGACCGACTATTACGACGAGGTCAGCGACAGGCTGACGGACGCCACGGAAGTGGTCGAAGGCGCAGGGTACGTGATACTCACCCATTAG
- a CDS encoding acetolactate decarboxylase, whose translation MSDGFWSAVAGVDHAGVAQASEVSSHGDVGIAHGADGREVVVSDGVAYASGDDGPASPLPRDASLESCQVAFFDHYAPVFLANDLASLSDLFRSLDARRVVSRSPEAIFVLMATGSFGEVDVKCDDGRVLDFIGLEGTLVGVRMPVSLGSVSNVGWHLHLLSQGRKIAGHLLGFDGASLACQVCRYDECSVRLPSARCAARSPMAFA comes from the coding sequence ATGTCCGATGGGTTCTGGAGTGCGGTCGCAGGGGTCGATCATGCCGGGGTCGCGCAGGCCTCGGAGGTGAGCTCCCACGGCGACGTCGGCATCGCCCATGGTGCTGACGGCCGCGAGGTCGTCGTCTCTGACGGGGTCGCATATGCCTCCGGCGACGATGGTCCCGCGTCCCCGCTTCCCAGGGACGCCTCCCTCGAATCGTGCCAGGTCGCCTTCTTCGACCATTACGCACCGGTCTTCCTCGCCAACGACCTCGCGAGCCTCTCGGACCTGTTCCGTTCGCTTGATGCCAGGAGGGTGGTCTCGCGGTCGCCTGAGGCGATCTTCGTCCTCATGGCCACCGGTTCGTTCGGTGAGGTGGACGTCAAGTGTGACGATGGTCGTGTGCTCGACTTCATCGGGCTGGAGGGGACCCTCGTCGGGGTCAGGATGCCGGTGTCCTTGGGTTCGGTGTCAAACGTGGGATGGCACCTGCACCTCCTCTCGCAGGGGAGGAAGATAGCGGGTCACCTTCTGGGATTCGACGGGGCGAGCCTGGCGTGCCAGGTCTGTCGCTATGACGAGTGCTCGGTCCGGCTCCCGTCTGCCAGGTGCGCCGCGAGGTCGCCGATGGCCTTCGCGTAG
- the aroQ gene encoding type II 3-dehydroquinate dehydratase encodes MNNALIARDVLEAVGGSDNIISNSVCMTRLRLTLLDPSKVDADAINALHSVLGLTRRGQSGIEVVFGPSSVDAVAREFSRLSGHGMGMSGHKDALGGRESSADPLRVEISPGQRRSYEAQVASTSVEATPDDSDVDALRHLFEDDPDGQADVDDREAEEETIAPSHEVTDTTPPDRRILVINGPNINMLGIREPAIYGNADYATLVALCHTAGQATGFSEVTCFQSNHEGDLIDEIQAAWKVYDGIVINPGALTHTSIALLDALKAVDIPCVEVHISKVDEREDFRQVSYVRAACFETIMGLGLEGYAKAIGDLAAHLADGSRTEHSS; translated from the coding sequence ATGAACAACGCCCTCATCGCACGCGATGTGCTCGAGGCGGTTGGTGGATCTGACAACATCATCTCCAACTCCGTCTGCATGACCCGGCTCAGGCTCACCCTCCTGGACCCTTCGAAGGTCGACGCAGATGCCATCAACGCACTTCATAGCGTCCTCGGCCTCACCAGAAGGGGCCAGTCAGGCATAGAGGTGGTCTTCGGGCCCTCTTCGGTCGATGCGGTCGCCCGCGAGTTCTCGAGGCTCTCGGGTCACGGCATGGGGATGTCCGGCCACAAGGATGCCCTCGGTGGACGCGAGTCGTCGGCAGACCCGTTGAGGGTCGAGATCAGCCCCGGTCAGCGCCGGAGCTATGAGGCCCAAGTCGCCTCGACCAGCGTCGAGGCGACACCGGACGACTCGGATGTCGACGCCTTGCGCCATCTCTTCGAGGACGACCCGGACGGCCAGGCGGACGTAGATGACCGCGAGGCCGAGGAGGAGACCATCGCGCCCTCACATGAGGTCACCGACACCACCCCTCCGGACCGTCGCATCCTCGTCATCAATGGCCCGAACATCAACATGCTCGGCATCCGCGAGCCCGCCATCTATGGCAACGCAGACTATGCGACCCTCGTGGCGCTCTGCCACACCGCAGGCCAAGCCACAGGCTTCTCGGAGGTCACGTGCTTCCAGTCGAACCACGAGGGAGACCTCATCGACGAGATCCAAGCCGCTTGGAAGGTCTATGACGGCATCGTCATCAACCCAGGCGCCCTCACGCACACCTCCATCGCGCTCCTCGACGCCCTGAAGGCAGTTGACATCCCCTGCGTCGAGGTGCATATCTCGAAGGTGGACGAACGCGAGGACTTCAGGCAGGTCTCATACGTACGCGCGGCATGCTTCGAGACCATCATGGGCCTTGGCCTCGAGGGCTACGCGAAGGCCATCGGCGACCTCGCGGCGCACCTGGCAGACGGGAGCCGGACCGAGCACTCGTCATAG
- a CDS encoding shikimate kinase, translating to MQSNPSSQVASAPYGLLGRTLGHSWSPQIHAALGSAPYDLREVEPAGLRAAVREDATWRGLNVTIPYKRDVIALADEVTPLVGRVGAANTLVRRPDGTILADNTDVTGFSWMLQRFCTRELEGDASQVLTGRQVLVLGSGGASRAVTCALEGVGACVSVISRKGPDTYADLAQRHRDALLVVNATPVGMYPACPASALPEATLAALPQLEGVLDVVYNPHRTGICLAAGHLGIPYESGLAMLVAQARFSSELFQGTALPDDAVTSIERDIMRQTTSVFLIGMPGSGKTGAGRRLARLLSRPFVDLDDAAVLEAGCDIPSYFERHGEAAFRDLETKVLATYAGQSGLVIACGGGVVERPENLDLLRQNGLVVMLDRALDELACDGRPVTAARGVDSIAASRMPLYRSWSDLVIRCTGSAEGDAEKIVRLLGAWPDDGPAHSICT from the coding sequence ATGCAGAGCAACCCCTCGTCGCAGGTCGCATCTGCACCCTATGGGCTCCTCGGTCGCACGCTCGGGCACTCCTGGTCGCCCCAGATCCATGCCGCCCTCGGGAGCGCACCCTATGACCTCCGCGAGGTGGAGCCAGCGGGACTTCGGGCGGCCGTCCGCGAGGACGCCACCTGGCGCGGCCTCAACGTGACCATCCCCTACAAGCGCGACGTCATCGCCCTCGCTGACGAGGTCACGCCTTTGGTCGGACGGGTGGGAGCCGCCAACACGCTCGTAAGACGCCCGGACGGCACCATCCTTGCGGACAACACCGACGTGACGGGGTTCTCATGGATGTTGCAACGATTCTGCACCCGCGAGCTCGAAGGTGACGCAAGCCAGGTGCTGACGGGCAGGCAGGTGCTCGTCCTCGGTTCAGGCGGGGCCTCACGAGCCGTGACGTGCGCGCTCGAGGGCGTCGGGGCCTGCGTGAGCGTGATCTCCCGGAAGGGCCCCGACACGTATGCCGACCTCGCCCAGAGGCATCGAGATGCCTTGCTCGTCGTGAACGCCACACCGGTAGGCATGTATCCCGCCTGTCCGGCAAGCGCCCTCCCCGAGGCCACGCTTGCCGCCCTCCCCCAGCTCGAAGGCGTGCTCGATGTGGTCTACAACCCACACCGCACGGGTATCTGCCTCGCTGCCGGACACCTCGGAATCCCGTATGAGAGCGGCCTCGCGATGCTCGTGGCGCAGGCGCGCTTCTCGAGCGAGCTCTTCCAGGGGACCGCGCTGCCCGACGACGCCGTCACGTCCATCGAGCGTGACATCATGAGGCAGACCACGAGCGTCTTCCTGATAGGCATGCCCGGGTCCGGCAAGACCGGTGCCGGCAGGAGGCTCGCGCGCCTCCTGAGCCGTCCTTTCGTGGACCTCGACGACGCGGCCGTGCTCGAGGCGGGCTGTGACATACCGTCGTACTTCGAGCGCCATGGCGAGGCCGCCTTCCGTGACCTCGAGACCAAGGTCCTTGCCACCTACGCCGGGCAGTCAGGTCTCGTCATCGCCTGCGGGGGTGGCGTGGTCGAACGTCCGGAGAACCTCGACCTCCTCAGGCAGAATGGGCTCGTCGTCATGCTCGACCGCGCGCTCGACGAGCTCGCCTGCGACGGCAGGCCCGTCACGGCCGCACGCGGGGTCGACTCGATCGCGGCATCTCGCATGCCACTCTATCGTTCCTGGTCAGACCTGGTCATCCGCTGCACGGGATCCGCCGAGGGGGATGCCGAGAAGATCGTGCGGCTCCTGGGAGCTTGGCCCGACGATGGGCCGGCACACAGCATCTGCACATAA
- a CDS encoding chorismate mutase, translated as MEDLTSARARIDSIDDEIRSLFCERMGVTNDIADYKRAHDLPVLDRTRERQHLSDVCDKVPEDLQTYAGLVFGLLTEVSKANQSARLGATSELASQIESAVRTTPELFPQRAYVACQGVEGAYSQIAADRLFKHPTITYLNTFEGVFRAVDEGLASYGVLPVENSTAGTVNQVYDLMMEHDFHIARTVRLKVDHNLLAKHGTTLEDVHDIYSHQQAIEQCSGFLDTLEGVRVHVCENTAEAAKMVAASERTDVAALASRSCADLYDLDTLARSVQDEGNNFTRFACITKDLQIFPGADRTSLMMVTANEPGSLYKVLARFYSLDINLVKLESRPIPERDFEFMFYFDLACSVAAPEFATLMASLDDVCEEFRYLGSYTEQV; from the coding sequence ATGGAAGACCTCACGAGCGCCCGTGCGCGCATCGACTCCATCGACGACGAGATCCGCTCCCTCTTCTGCGAGCGGATGGGCGTCACGAACGACATCGCCGACTACAAGCGGGCCCATGACCTCCCCGTGCTCGATCGCACCCGCGAGCGTCAGCACCTCTCGGACGTGTGCGACAAGGTCCCCGAGGACCTCCAGACCTATGCCGGTCTCGTCTTCGGGCTACTCACCGAGGTCTCCAAGGCCAACCAGAGCGCACGCCTCGGGGCCACGAGCGAGCTTGCCAGCCAGATAGAATCGGCTGTCAGGACGACACCGGAGCTCTTCCCCCAGCGGGCATACGTGGCATGCCAGGGCGTCGAGGGCGCCTACTCGCAGATCGCGGCCGATCGTCTCTTCAAGCACCCCACCATCACCTACCTCAACACCTTCGAGGGTGTCTTCCGAGCGGTCGACGAGGGACTTGCCTCCTACGGGGTGCTCCCCGTCGAGAACTCGACTGCCGGCACGGTCAACCAGGTCTATGACCTCATGATGGAGCACGACTTCCACATCGCGAGGACCGTGCGCCTGAAGGTCGACCACAACCTGCTCGCCAAGCACGGGACGACGCTCGAGGACGTCCATGACATCTACAGCCACCAACAGGCCATCGAGCAGTGCAGCGGTTTCCTCGACACCCTCGAGGGCGTGCGGGTCCACGTCTGCGAGAACACCGCCGAGGCCGCCAAGATGGTGGCCGCCTCCGAGCGCACCGACGTCGCAGCCCTTGCCAGCCGCAGCTGCGCCGACCTCTATGACCTCGACACGCTTGCCCGCTCCGTGCAGGACGAGGGCAACAACTTCACGCGCTTCGCCTGCATCACCAAGGACCTCCAGATCTTCCCTGGGGCTGACCGCACGAGCCTCATGATGGTCACCGCGAACGAGCCCGGCAGCCTGTACAAGGTGCTCGCACGCTTCTACTCGCTCGACATCAACCTCGTCAAGCTCGAGAGCCGGCCCATCCCCGAACGCGACTTCGAGTTCATGTTCTACTTCGACCTCGCCTGCTCCGTGGCCGCTCCCGAGTTCGCCACGCTGATGGCCTCGCTCGACGACGTCTGCGAGGAGTTCAGGTACCTCGGCAGCTATACCGAGCAGGTCTAG
- the aroC gene encoding chorismate synthase: MPSMLGTTVRVSVFGQSHSPAIGCVIEGLPSGFPVDLDALAHLMARRAPGQGPWATTRHEADTPRIVSGLDREGLTCGAPLAAVIENTDTRSQDYAQVASVPRPGHADLVAQAKWHGAQDVAGGGHFSGRLTAPLCVAGGICLQMLEARGVRVAAHLSSVAGVVDEPLSWRELTPDSQDRLARQMTVLSEAAFPVLDESAGERMREAIEAARKDADSVGGTIECVASGMPCGVGSPMADGIENLLSRAAFAIPAVKAIEFGAGFEAAGMRGSAHNDPYVPSPSGPLPAKNDAGGILGGITTGAPIRFRVAVKPTASIGREQDSVDLRTGEACRLAVHGRHDPCIAPRAAPVVEAVCALTLLDALLTWPADPDRHTDAEPASCEG; the protein is encoded by the coding sequence ATGCCTTCGATGCTCGGTACGACCGTGAGGGTCTCCGTCTTCGGACAGTCCCACTCACCTGCCATCGGATGCGTCATAGAGGGACTCCCCTCCGGGTTCCCTGTGGACCTCGACGCACTTGCCCACCTCATGGCGAGAAGGGCCCCCGGGCAGGGGCCCTGGGCGACCACGCGCCACGAGGCCGACACCCCACGCATCGTCTCAGGCCTCGACCGGGAGGGCCTCACCTGTGGTGCGCCACTCGCTGCCGTGATCGAGAACACCGACACACGCTCGCAGGACTATGCCCAGGTCGCATCCGTCCCACGTCCTGGGCATGCCGACCTCGTCGCGCAGGCCAAGTGGCACGGTGCCCAGGACGTGGCTGGCGGCGGCCACTTCTCCGGGCGGCTCACCGCTCCGCTCTGTGTGGCTGGGGGGATCTGCCTCCAGATGCTCGAGGCCCGTGGCGTGCGCGTCGCGGCCCACCTCTCGTCGGTCGCGGGGGTGGTCGACGAGCCCCTCTCATGGCGCGAGCTCACGCCCGACTCGCAGGACCGGCTCGCACGGCAGATGACCGTTCTTTCGGAGGCGGCCTTCCCCGTTCTCGACGAGTCGGCCGGTGAGCGTATGAGGGAGGCCATCGAGGCCGCCCGCAAGGATGCCGACTCGGTGGGGGGCACCATCGAGTGCGTCGCCAGCGGGATGCCCTGCGGCGTCGGCTCCCCCATGGCCGATGGCATCGAGAACCTCCTGTCCCGAGCGGCCTTCGCGATACCTGCGGTGAAGGCGATAGAGTTCGGCGCCGGCTTCGAGGCGGCCGGGATGCGTGGGAGCGCACACAACGACCCCTACGTTCCCTCGCCCTCGGGTCCCCTCCCCGCCAAGAACGACGCCGGCGGCATCCTCGGAGGCATCACCACCGGGGCACCCATCCGCTTCCGCGTGGCCGTGAAGCCGACGGCAAGCATCGGGCGCGAACAGGACTCCGTCGACCTCCGCACCGGTGAGGCATGCCGACTCGCCGTCCACGGACGCCACGACCCCTGCATCGCGCCACGCGCCGCGCCCGTGGTCGAGGCGGTCTGCGCGCTCACGCTCCTCGACGCGCTGCTCACCTGGCCTGCCGACCCAGATCGCCACACCGACGCCGAGCCAGCCTCCTGCGAGGGGTAA